In Kiritimatiellales bacterium, the following are encoded in one genomic region:
- a CDS encoding peptidase U32 family protein → MNKASPVELMAPAGSAAALAAAIRAGADSVYFGVGKLNMRARSANLTPNDLPKIARRCRAAGVRSYLALNTIIYDDELDEMRALCDAAKRAGISAVIATDIATIEYARSIGLEVHISVQANVTNFPAVKFYARYADTVVLARELSLAQIAAIAQQVKTQNLRGPSGELIKLEAFAHGALCVAVSGKCYMSLAQYNQSANRGACFQPCRRAYKIIDEETGAELMIDNQYVMSPKDICTVQHLDQLAGAGISVFKIEGRGRSADYVATVTRVYRAALDALAAGTYSPEQAGAWLTELEKVFNRGFWSGGYYCGTKLSEWSGGADSQATERRDEIGTLSNFFSNALVAEFTLRRHSIQNGDTLLIEGATTGALRFTAENLHIAGIPANEAQPNDAVTLALPRKARRNDKVFLITPRKQA, encoded by the coding sequence ATGAACAAAGCGTCTCCAGTTGAACTGATGGCGCCGGCAGGATCGGCGGCGGCGCTGGCGGCAGCGATACGCGCCGGTGCGGATTCCGTTTATTTCGGAGTCGGCAAACTCAATATGCGCGCCCGCTCCGCAAACTTAACACCGAACGATCTGCCGAAAATTGCGCGCCGCTGCCGTGCCGCCGGGGTCCGCAGTTATCTTGCACTCAATACCATTATCTACGACGACGAACTCGATGAAATGCGTGCGCTGTGCGACGCCGCTAAACGCGCCGGAATTTCCGCCGTTATTGCCACCGATATCGCCACGATTGAATACGCGCGCTCGATCGGACTTGAAGTGCATATTTCAGTGCAGGCGAACGTCACCAATTTCCCCGCAGTTAAATTTTACGCGCGTTATGCTGACACCGTTGTCCTCGCACGTGAACTTTCACTCGCACAGATTGCGGCAATTGCACAACAGGTGAAAACACAGAATTTGCGCGGACCGTCCGGCGAACTTATTAAACTTGAAGCGTTTGCGCACGGTGCACTGTGTGTTGCCGTCAGCGGGAAATGTTATATGAGCCTCGCACAGTATAATCAGTCCGCCAATCGCGGCGCGTGTTTTCAGCCGTGCCGGCGCGCATACAAAATTATCGACGAAGAAACCGGCGCTGAACTGATGATTGATAATCAATATGTGATGTCGCCAAAAGATATTTGCACCGTGCAGCATCTCGACCAGCTCGCCGGCGCCGGGATTTCTGTTTTTAAAATTGAAGGCCGCGGACGCTCCGCCGATTATGTGGCCACCGTCACGCGCGTCTACCGCGCAGCCCTCGATGCGCTCGCTGCCGGGACATATTCGCCGGAACAGGCCGGCGCATGGCTCACTGAACTCGAAAAAGTTTTCAACCGCGGATTCTGGTCCGGCGGATATTACTGCGGCACAAAACTCAGCGAATGGTCCGGCGGCGCCGATTCACAGGCCACCGAACGGCGCGACGAAATCGGTACACTCAGCAATTTTTTCAGCAACGCACTGGTCGCTGAATTTACACTGCGCCGGCACTCCATTCAAAACGGAGATACGCTGCTGATTGAAGGCGCGACGACCGGCGCACTGCGCTTCACCGCTGAAAATCTGCATATCGCCG